In one Oscillospiraceae bacterium genomic region, the following are encoded:
- a CDS encoding DUF4332 domain-containing protein has translation MKYNINSDYQIKGIGLLLNEDCILQRYYPLIQYKNQLIRNLLNIGCVTKNDCSILPDKALIEAGLPDSDMVALFRRFLCLYDYKGKGIKDIPNAECRNEEEIASLMELMRLPGVKAIRAELYFHCGIRSLKDFAAADAEQLRGRIANTIIQESLQFSPPLQKELRTQITVAKVFTEYSVNY, from the coding sequence ATGAAGTATAACATTAATTCGGATTATCAAATTAAAGGCATAGGGCTTCTTCTCAATGAGGATTGTATTTTGCAACGATATTATCCGTTGATTCAATATAAGAATCAGTTAATAAGAAATCTCCTTAACATAGGCTGTGTAACTAAAAATGATTGCTCGATCTTGCCCGATAAAGCTTTGATAGAAGCCGGTTTACCCGATTCTGATATGGTAGCATTGTTTAGACGATTTCTGTGTCTTTATGATTACAAAGGAAAAGGAATAAAAGATATTCCGAACGCAGAGTGCAGAAATGAAGAAGAAATAGCTTCTCTTATGGAATTGATGCGTCTGCCTGGCGTGAAAGCAATCCGAGCGGAACTATATTTTCACTGCGGAATTAGGTCGCTGAAAGATTTTGCTGCTGCCGATGCAGAACAGCTGAGAGGTAGAATCGCCAATACGATTATACAAGAATCGCTACAATTCTCGCCACCTTTGCAAAAAGAACTTCGGACACAAATTACTGTGGCAAAAGTGTTTACGGAATATTCCGTGAACTATTAA